The Crassostrea angulata isolate pt1a10 chromosome 1, ASM2561291v2, whole genome shotgun sequence nucleotide sequence cctaattttttcagaccgggagatACAGCCCTGCAGGTGAGCTAGAGAAAGTTCttattttcaaagaataaatgttgattgaatcataaatatataatcataaataactatatttttaaCTGTCTTTGGTCAATGAAATGGTGacatttaaattgtaaaatagcAAGTATGAGACCAAAGAATATAtgcaaaaccaaaacaaaataagTTAGGGGAAAACATGTTCAAAATCATCTCGGGATATGGGACAATGATAGTGCATGACTgtataattcaattatttgtccaaATACACAGTGACTTAATAGGGAACAAAACATTGGCTCTTTGCCAAAAAATCTCAGCCCAAGAACCATGAAAAATGCATGACCTAGTctcaaaaaaattatgatttcttAATATGATGTTCTctgtaatatttaatttcaggaactgtttttcttttttcactgctgtcaatatttttcttaataataagGATTTCAAAGTTGGTGTTATAATTTAGTACAAACATCCATCAAAACGTTGTGCCTTTATAATACACCATGGAATATTTTATACACTATGTTTAAACATAAACGTGCACAAGCATACATAGATAAAGTTTTGACCTGAATTATAAACATGTACCTTTTAGGGATGCAATCTTTATGCATACATCAATCtttcaatcaaaatattttttaatcaacattTCCTTTTATccttacatatacatgtacttttaaaataaaatgatatttctaGGTTCTTGAAAATCAGAATAAGCATCTTCAATCATTCTTGGCCTTAATAAAGCAAGCGCAACTTGTCAGCGCAAATTTAAGCACCAGCAAGCACTCTGTACCCGTAAATTGCACAAGGCTAACAATTTTATGTTCTCACAAAAAGAACAACATGCATTACAAAAGTAAATAATACATTCTGTTGCTcgtaattaatttttcaaaaatgttttttaagacAATTAACTTTAAATACCATTGTGAACTCTGAAGACACAATCACTTAATTAAAAGGATGGGGGGAAAATTCTGCATGAAAGAATATTGCAAATAATGATATAACCAAGTTCTCCtcaataattaatcaaatatgtaaatatgtattacaCCTTTCAGTCTATATtgagtttgaaaaatatttattaacagttatttaaaaaaaaaaaccacacacacacactttttttttcaaaaattatttgataaaccaccctgactttttttcaaaaagtttttggtaaataattcttatcatatttaaatacacatgtacctgGGTGTGTTTAGTTAAAACTATATGCTGCGCTCGCCTTGGTCGCACCGCGCCGCGCCGTGagacaaaatatttaaaggCCCAAGTCAAGTAGGCCCAGCTGTATGAATATACATATGTAGTTATGTATTGGGGACGTACGTATATATATTCACATGTGTCAGAGCGTGTACCTCATCGGGCTTAATTCATCTGATATTGAGTAAGCTCCACAACCTAACTCAACCTAAGATAATCTGACCGGTTGAAGAGTCTCGGAGTCCTTGTTTATTACATGAGGTGGTCCGATTCTGAGGTCAAAATCAACACGATCAATGttataaatcattttgattttcattgtttatttctataTCAAAAAACGTTTGCAAGActaaatatattcaatttgcATCGGGGTTCCTGTTACGtttgatcaaatgaaatatatgaaGTGTATACCAATATGCTAAACTTACCTTGACAAATTTGACATGTGCTGTTTGTTGCACAGACAACAAAATGAGCAAAGATGAAGAGAGGCAATTTATCACTGAAGAAGATGGAAGTAATGGGGTTTGCTGGATGCAGAGTCAAACTATGGACAACGAAGAAGACGAGGCGTTAACAAATAAGCACAATGACAGAAAAATTACAACATTAGACGATTTAATTTCCAACATAAAGTTTGGATCTCTTCACCTCAAAATGTTAATTACAACTGGTGGAGCATATTTCGCAGTCTGTGCAGAAATAGTCGTGGTCGTTTTTCTGAGTGACCTGGTGAAGAAAGAATGGAACCTTGACAAGTTCATTTTTTCTCTGATACCATTGGGGAGTGGTATCGGAGGGATCCTAGGGGAATGTACTTTTGGAATATTTAGTGATAAATTCGGAAGAAAGTGGCCATTTGCAATAGCAGTGTCTCTTGTAGCTTTATTTGGCATAGCTTCAGCATTTGCACCATCATTTATGGTCCTGGTTGTTTTGCGTTCCTGTGTGTCTGTTGGTAATGGAGCAGTCTCATCTATTGTCTTTGTTTACCTTTTAGGTACGTTACCAATACTGTACGAACACTGAGATATAGCAAAATCTCAGTTATAGTGAAGTTGTGTGGAGTCCCCCAGCAAGATACTTAACAAATCATAGCAATTTTTTACGGCTATAATGAACTTAGAATTTACAGATACAGCaaactgattttgatttttgaggCCCATGCATAGagatgaaatataatatttacacCTTTCATagggaatttttaaaaaaaaataatacttagATATACCAGTTGACACAATTgttggaaataatttttttctacataattcctttaatttCCATCTGATTATTTTAGGTTTTCAGAGAGGGTATTTAATTTAATgcctttaaaagtaaaaaatggTAGTGATATGgaagtaaaaaattgaatgttgaATTTGCTGTACCTAATATTATGAGTTTATTATACGGATACAACAAATTATGGATATAGCAAAGTAAATCCACTGGTCCCTAGGATTCACtgtaaccgagttttactgtacttgTAATTAACTGCCTGCACATTGTCATGTTCTGCTTTAGAgatcatatttaaaatttgcatgCATCATGGTTATTGAATCACAATACTATGTGTACTAAAAGCTGACATTAGgatgaatttatttaataaatacacattatttcccttttatctccttTTACTGCCATTTTAGTTTTCGATTTCTATTATTACGCTTTATATCACTATACACCCTCTAAATAAGGTGAGACCACTACCCATGTTTCACTGTATTCAAGTATTTTATTCACCCAGACACTTTCAAATACACGATACTTTATTGGatgcctttggctcaggtgagcttttctcatcaaaatttgtctgttgtctgttGTTGTTGATGTCTTTGTTGTCATTGTAAACTTTTCGCATTTGCATCTTCTTTCTCTGAACAATTTGGCCAATGTCAACCATAGAGCATCCTTGAGGGAAGggctttcaatttttttttcccccCAAATAAAGGGCCAGTCTCTCTTCAAAGGGTAGATAGTGATGAtagaagtttgttcaaatcatgatcccttggggtagggtggggccacagcaAAAGTAAAACATCCAAAGTTTAACTTCTGTTGTATACATCTACTTATAACTTGTGaacttattttaaaagcatttattttctATTGCACCATTAAAGTCTTGATGAAAATGATCTTAAAATGCAGAGCATAttttggggtgttttttttaatgaaatgactGAAATGGTCTGGGATGGTcctgaaatttaaatttcagttgtttctttaaaaatacaaataccaaTTGATGTCATTATTCCCTGCATTTTATATGTTTCTCTTTTCATTTTAGAATTTCTACCGCAGAAAAATCGGGGAAAATGTATGGTTGGTGTGACTTTCTGTGGTGCACTAGGAGCTGTGTATACAGGTGGAATGGCTTGGTGGCTACTGGAGGGACATAGCTGGAGAACGTTTGTGGCTGCCTGCTCCACACCAGCATTTATTGTGGGTGTTTTAGCTTTCTGCTTGACAGAAGAATCTCcaagatttctttttatttctggTAAAACCTACAGAGGCAGGAAAGTGCTGCAAAAAATGATTAACGAACCCTTGGCATGGCAAggtaattacatataagtcatgaTGGTAACATTGAGGTTATCATCTGTTAACCTAACTATTTATCATTCTATgaattgtataattttattcaatcaCTTACAAGTCATAACTTTATATAAACTATTTTGGATGTACCATGTAACTACATGTTATCCAATGCAGCAAATTTACTAAAGAAAGAGAGGaactatttgatttaatttcatctaaagcaaaacattttactagtttagaagataaacaaaaattattttggattcTAAACTGTGAAGAATTAgatatattaaactctgttggtaaatttttacaaaaggcattgccttaatttgtatttcctattcaaatattgtttttttattgttcaatcatatgataaactatttcaaatttgtatgtgcatttgtatcttgacatatttatgtatggtgtttaacataaatatatagaagacaCTATATTGAATGTATGGAAACAtccataattatacatatatatatatacatatatactatttAATTGTTCATGTCTGTCATAGTTCTTTTAATCATCCAGCTCTTTCcctcttgtatatgtttattgaatgttttatgttcattggatgttgtatgtcaacagtcttcatgttgccccttgaaggcccttaattggttaataaagaaattgaaattgaattgaattgtaaTACCGTAATGATCTTTTTCtggattattatttttctccttcccgatatttttttttcaaagttctcATTACAAAAACTGTGCATCACCATACATTCAGTAAAGAGAACCATTTATGGAGAAAATTGTAACATTGAATTCCCATGTTTTCCAAATATGATGAAATTACCCAGATAGAAAATGAATGACAAtgaaaagatacatgtacatatcatttACACTGATGgtaaatattttgcaaaagCAGTTTTCCTGcatgattttctttttgtacATAGGATGCAGTTATTCTTCTAATATAGGTGTAAATATATGGTGAAGACCTCGTAAATTGTTAGAACCTGTGCCttaaccatttgtatatgtatggtatatgtatacaatgaaatatgttcaaataaatatagaGTTACTCTTTTTTTACAGGTGAAATTGAGTGCCCACCATTAGAGAAGCGAGGTCAAATTCTTGATTTATTCACCCCAGGGAATGGGTGGAA carries:
- the LOC128183634 gene encoding synaptic vesicle 2-related protein-like; translated protein: MSKDEERQFITEEDGSNGVCWMQSQTMDNEEDEALTNKHNDRKITTLDDLISNIKFGSLHLKMLITTGGAYFAVCAEIVVVVFLSDLVKKEWNLDKFIFSLIPLGSGIGGILGECTFGIFSDKFGRKWPFAIAVSLVALFGIASAFAPSFMVLVVLRSCVSVGNGAVSSIVFVYLLEFLPQKNRGKCMVGVTFCGALGAVYTGGMAWWLLEGHSWRTFVAACSTPAFIVGVLAFCLTEESPRFLFISGKTYRGRKVLQKMINEPLAWQGEIECPPLEKRGQILDLFTPGNGWKTFNLGVVWFLQAAGYWGVTMYLPEYMGSQGVDPYFNMFTIFIGELPGLCLAMILIEPYMLGRIRCLQLFSFSTCVSLILFAFVKLDFLKAVFVIVCYFFMVPIYSILSTYTPEVYPTGIRSTAMATMYMVIEIPGLVTPFGGEYLLSSSINWLYPVVWAGVFLLQSMAVCGLPSETAGKALKDSQKETLMEDVAETSIS